In Helianthus annuus cultivar XRQ/B chromosome 9, HanXRQr2.0-SUNRISE, whole genome shotgun sequence, the following are encoded in one genomic region:
- the LOC118481710 gene encoding trithorax group protein osa-like, with the protein MPPRFLRGRGKGPVTGHDHEAGPSHRRTPSITMSTSPQEPWRLYVEPGRRSVSLSSSPSYQHSFGPHSENEPNNQPPAFIPLQRSNSHHSFGDPTPVFQSRFNPANLLLEPVGFNPLGPEDHFSGENDMDEDTDPVEPASGTPNHPIEISDGSSFHGSPYRGPDSFMEKFNQYDWYFTPFEHSSSHQHQQQQQYQQQQDPSEGQRFVAVTPPPPPPEEQQPPPEPPRRRRSNARMSVRGGVRISTPQPSSGSHYPPLQEEEDPQMGGPTSPIPDVNSVPVVPPLGFDNPIPAYAGSAAYNPFEQPAHTHYNYNYGYAEVDPYQVARDYNALHPEGPYGGPWTTGYPTYGYPHQPPPPPVYQPPQPQIQQEVLERLSQVEQEVREDRRERQGFFKGLSDLLKGKSKRRGH; encoded by the coding sequence ATGCCACCCAGATTCCTTCGCGGTAGAGGCAAAGGACCCGTGACAGgtcatgatcacgaggccgggccttcgcaccggcgtactcCATCTATCACTATGAGCACAAGCCCGCaagagccatggaggctctatgTCGAACCCGGAAGGCGATCTGTATCCCttagctcttcaccttcttaccaacACTCTTTTGGGCCCCACTCAgaaaacgagcccaacaaccAGCCGCCAGCTTTTATACCTTtacagagatccaactctcatcATTCTTTTGGCGACCCAACACCCGTTTTCCAAAGCCGATTTAACCCGGCTAACCTTCTGctagaacccgtgggttttaacccacttggaccggaagaccacttttCAGGGGAAAACGacatggatgaggatactgaCCCCGTGGAGCCTGCATCAGGAACGCCGAATCATCCCATTgagatctcagatgggtcatCATTCCATGGATCGCCATACCGCGGACCGGACAGTTTTATGGAAAAGTTCAACCAGTacgattggtacttcaccccgtTTGAGCACTCGTCGTCCCACcagcaccagcagcagcagcagtatCAACAGCAACAGGACCCTTCGGAGGGTcaacgatttgtggcagtcacaccgccaccaccaccgccagaAGAGCAGCAACCGCCTCCAGAGCcgccgaggcggagaaggtcaaatgcacggatgtccgtgcgaggtggAGTTCGAATCAGTACTCCCCAAccttcaagtggcagccattaccCGCCACTTCAGGAAGAAGAGGACCCGCAGATGGGTGGTCCAACAAGCCCTATACCAGATGTCAACTCAGTACCTGTGGTACCACCTTTGGGTTTCGATAACCCGATTCCTGCGTATGCTGGGTCAGCGGCATACAACCCCTTCGAGCAGCCAGCGCAcacccactacaactacaactacggTTATGCGGAAGTAGATCCGTATCAGGTAGCTCGGGACTACAATGCCCTTCACCCTGAAGGACCATACGGAGGGCCATGGACTACTGGttacccgacttatgggtaccCGCATCAGCCACCTCCTCCACCGGTGTATCAGCCGCCACAGCCACAGATTCAGCAGGAAGTCCTTGAGAGGCTGAGCCAAGTTGAACAGGAGGTTCGTGAAGACCGCAGAGAGCGGCAAGGTTTCTTCAAAGGGCTGTCAGACTTGCTTAAGGGGAAGTCAAAGAGGAGGGGTCATTGA